A window of Numenius arquata chromosome 6, bNumArq3.hap1.1, whole genome shotgun sequence contains these coding sequences:
- the SVIP gene encoding small VCP/p97-interacting protein, which produces MGLCLPCMGGAVKDVVETPDPEIKRRQLAEAAERRQMEASSRGIKNAYSVEQKKKKQEEMEKRLAASGSGGEGGLRWQVG; this is translated from the exons ATGGGGCTGTGCCTGCCCTGCATGGGGGGCGCCGTCAAGGACGTGGTGGAGACGCCCGACCCG gaaataaaaagaagacagctagcagaagctgctgaaaggAGGCAGATGGAG GCTTCCTCTCGAGGCATTAAGAACGCTTACTCTgtagagcaaaagaaaaagaaacaggaagaaatggaaaagagactTGCAGCTTCGGGttctggaggagaaggtggaCTGAGA TGGCAGGTTGGATAA